From Camelus dromedarius isolate mCamDro1 chromosome 12, mCamDro1.pat, whole genome shotgun sequence, the proteins below share one genomic window:
- the LOC105097926 gene encoding LOW QUALITY PROTEIN: olfactory receptor 52N4-like (The sequence of the model RefSeq protein was modified relative to this genomic sequence to represent the inferred CDS: deleted 2 bases in 1 codon), giving the protein MLVLNQTDMNPASFILNGIAGLEDMHMWMSLPFCSMYAMAVVGTCGLLYLIHYKDALHKPMYYFLAMLCLIDLVMCSSTIPKALCIFWFHLKEIGFNECLVQMFFIHTFTRMESGVLMLMALDCYVAICYPLRYSTILTNPVIAKAGLSSFLKGVLLITPFTFLIKRLPDCRGKFIPHTYCDHMSVDKLSCGNIKLNVIYGLMVALLTGGFDIQCITLSYTMILWAVVSLSSADAQQKAFGTCTAHISSIVFSYSPAFFSFFSHCFGGHTIPPSCHIIVANTYLLLPPTMNPVVYGVKTKHIRDCIVRILSSSKYIKSHSM; this is encoded by the exons ATGCTAGTGCTGAACCAAACAGACATGAATCCAGCCTCCTTCATACTTAATGGGATCGCAGGGCTGGAGGACATGCACATGTGGATGTCCCTCCCATTCTGCTCCATGTATGCTATGGCTGTGGTAGGGACCTGTGGACTCCTCTACCTCATACACTATAAGGACGCCCTGCACAAGCCCATGTACTACTTCTTGGCCATGCTTTGTCTCATTGACCTTGTCATGTGCTCTAGTACAATCCCTAAAGCTCTCTGCATCTTCTGGTTTCATCTCAAGGAAATTGGCTTTAATGAATGCCTGGTTCAGATGTTCTTCATTCACACCTTCACAAGGATGGAGTCTGGGGTGCTCATGCTGATGGCCCTGGACTGCTATGTGGCCATCTGCTACCCTCTGCGCTACTCAACTATCCTCACCAATCCTGTCATTGCAAAGGCTGGGCTCTCCAGTTTTCTCAAAGGGGTGCTGCTCATCACTCCCTTCACTTTCCTCATTAAGCGCCTGCCTGACTGCAGAGGCAAATTCATTCCCCACACCTACTGTGACCACATGTCTGTAGACAAGTTGTCCTGTGGAAATATCAAGCTCAATGTTATCTATGGTCTGATGGTTGCCCTTCTGACTGGGGGCTTTGACATCCAGTGCATCACACTCTCTTACACCATGATCCTTTGGGCAGTGGTCAGCCTCTCCTCAGCAGATGCTCAGCAGAAGGCCTTTGGCACCTGCACTGCTCACATCTCTTCCATTGTC TTTTCCTACAGTCcagctttcttctccttcttttcccaTTGTTTTGGAGGCCACACAATTCCTCCATCTTGCCACATCATTGTGGCCAATACTTATCTGCTCCTACCTCCCACTATGAATCCTGTTGTCTATGGGGTGAAAACTAAGCACATAAGAGACTGTATTGTAAGGATTCTTTCAAGTTCTAAGTATATCAAATCCCACAGTATGTGA